A region from the Streptosporangium sp. NBC_01756 genome encodes:
- a CDS encoding sigma-70 family RNA polymerase sigma factor codes for MNAEISRPVEWAPQVHAPPAVSAEEGLSALYRGHRLDLIRLAVLLVGDRETAEDVVQDVFARLHGRRPEVLTLAYVRTCVLNGSRSVLRRRAVALRRTERERAPLDSAETTALLGESRREVLEALLRLPGRQREALVLRYYLDLPEAEIARTMRVKESTVRSTTARALAKLHRELGDNA; via the coding sequence ATGAACGCTGAGATATCCCGACCGGTGGAGTGGGCGCCCCAGGTGCACGCTCCACCGGCCGTCTCCGCCGAGGAGGGGTTGTCGGCCCTCTACCGTGGGCATCGGCTTGATCTGATACGGCTCGCAGTCCTCCTGGTCGGCGATCGGGAGACGGCCGAGGACGTCGTGCAGGACGTGTTCGCCCGGTTGCACGGCCGCCGGCCCGAGGTCCTCACGCTCGCGTACGTCAGGACGTGCGTGCTCAACGGCTCCCGGTCGGTGCTCAGGCGGCGGGCGGTGGCGCTGCGCCGAACGGAGCGGGAGAGGGCCCCTCTCGACTCGGCGGAGACGACCGCGCTCCTGGGGGAGTCGCGCCGGGAGGTGCTGGAGGCGCTGCTCCGGTTACCGGGGCGCCAACGGGAGGCCCTGGTGCTGCGCTACTACCTGGACCTGCCGGAGGCGGAGATCGCGCGGACCATGCGCGTCAAGGAGAGCACCGTCCGGTCCACGACCGCCAGAGCTCTGGCCAAACTCCACCGCGAGTTGGGAGACAACGCATGA
- a CDS encoding homogentisate 1,2-dioxygenase: MPYYRAVGEIPRKRHVQFRRPDGGLYAEELMGEEGFSSDSSLLYHRHLPTAIIKAEAVEPAAGGTLSPNLPLSPRHFRTQDLPVGGDLVTGRGLLAGNADVRMSYAASETAGELYRNSMGDECVYIASGRVRFESTYGVIEAGEGDYVVVPTGTIHRWVPQGRVTAFTIEAAGHIRPPKRYLSTHGQFLEHAPYCERDLRTPQEPLIAEGEEVPVLVRTRGGLTRLVYRDHPFDVVGWDGCLYPYAFNINDFEPIVKRTHAPPPVHQTFEGPNFVICSFCPRPLDFHPDAVPIPYNHHNVDSDELMFYAGGDYTARKGSGIDVGSISLHPAGFTHGPQPGAVEAVIEAVRQGHTQTSELAVMVDTFRPLDLGPAGLSVEDPAYAWTWAR, encoded by the coding sequence ATGCCGTACTACCGCGCCGTGGGAGAGATCCCCCGTAAGCGCCATGTGCAGTTCCGGCGGCCCGACGGCGGGCTGTACGCCGAGGAGTTGATGGGCGAGGAGGGGTTCTCCAGCGACTCGTCCCTGCTCTACCACCGGCACCTCCCCACGGCGATCATCAAGGCCGAGGCGGTCGAGCCGGCGGCCGGCGGCACGCTGAGCCCCAACCTGCCCCTGTCCCCCCGCCACTTCCGCACCCAGGACCTGCCGGTGGGCGGCGACCTGGTGACCGGGCGCGGGCTGCTGGCGGGCAACGCCGACGTCCGCATGTCGTACGCCGCGAGCGAGACCGCCGGCGAGCTCTACCGCAACTCGATGGGCGACGAGTGCGTCTACATCGCGAGCGGCCGGGTCAGGTTCGAGTCGACCTACGGAGTGATCGAGGCCGGCGAGGGCGACTACGTGGTCGTCCCGACCGGCACGATCCACCGCTGGGTCCCGCAGGGCCGCGTCACGGCCTTCACCATCGAGGCGGCGGGGCACATCCGGCCGCCCAAGCGCTACCTGTCCACACACGGCCAGTTCCTGGAGCACGCCCCCTACTGCGAGCGCGACCTGCGCACCCCGCAGGAGCCCTTGATCGCCGAGGGCGAGGAAGTGCCGGTGCTGGTCCGCACACGCGGCGGGCTGACCCGGCTGGTCTACCGCGACCACCCGTTCGACGTGGTCGGCTGGGACGGCTGCCTGTACCCCTACGCGTTCAACATCAACGACTTCGAGCCCATCGTGAAGCGGACCCACGCCCCGCCGCCGGTGCACCAGACCTTCGAGGGCCCGAACTTCGTGATCTGCTCGTTCTGCCCCCGGCCGCTGGACTTCCATCCGGACGCCGTCCCCATCCCCTACAACCACCACAATGTCGACTCCGACGAGCTGATGTTCTACGCGGGCGGCGACTACACCGCGCGCAAGGGTTCGGGCATCGACGTCGGCTCGATCTCGCTGCACCCGGCCGGGTTCACGCACGGCCCGCAGCCGGGCGCCGTGGAGGCCGTCATCGAGGCGGTACGGCAGGGGCACACCCAGACGAGCGAGCTGGCCGTGATGGTCGACACCTTCCGCCCGCTCGACCTGGGCCCCGCCGGCCTGTCCGTCGAGGACCCCGCCTACGCGTGGACCTGGGCCCGATGA
- the fahA gene encoding fumarylacetoacetase, whose protein sequence is MSWGLEHLPYGVFSQHEGEVPRVGVRYGEHVVDLAGALHDEVFATGSLNAFMARGAGAWRDTRAVIQNKLSTDRAAIEAHLVPLERVTLHLPIEVADYVDFYCSLEHAANLGRMFRPDEEPLKPNWRHLPVGYHGRAGTVVASGTPIVRPSGQRGAGVFGPSAKLDIEAELGFVVGTPTALGERAGRFEDHVFGVALVNDWSARDIQAWEYVPLGPFLGKSFATSMSPWITPLAALSEARVPGREQQPEPLDYLRRREPWGLDLTLEVTLNGEVVSRPPYRGMYWTPDQMLAHLTVNGAGLRTGDLYASGTVSGSEPGEQGSLIELAWNGAEPLKLPDGSARAFLEDGDTVTITASAPGPGGTVITLGEVSGTVLPARDGGGRNPA, encoded by the coding sequence ATGTCCTGGGGTCTGGAGCACCTGCCCTACGGGGTCTTCTCCCAGCACGAGGGGGAGGTCCCGCGTGTCGGCGTGCGGTACGGCGAGCACGTGGTCGACCTCGCCGGGGCCCTGCACGACGAGGTGTTCGCCACCGGGTCGCTCAACGCCTTCATGGCCAGGGGCGCGGGTGCGTGGCGGGACACCCGGGCGGTGATCCAGAACAAGCTGAGCACCGACCGGGCCGCGATCGAGGCGCATCTGGTCCCGCTGGAGCGGGTCACCCTGCACCTGCCGATCGAGGTGGCCGACTACGTCGACTTCTACTGCTCGCTGGAGCACGCCGCCAACCTGGGCCGGATGTTCCGCCCCGACGAGGAGCCGCTGAAGCCGAACTGGCGGCACCTGCCGGTCGGCTACCACGGCCGGGCCGGGACCGTCGTGGCGTCGGGCACGCCGATCGTCCGGCCGTCCGGGCAGCGCGGCGCCGGGGTCTTCGGCCCCTCGGCCAAGCTGGACATCGAGGCGGAGCTGGGGTTCGTGGTCGGCACGCCGACGGCCCTCGGGGAGCGGGCCGGCCGGTTCGAGGACCACGTGTTCGGAGTGGCGCTGGTCAACGACTGGAGCGCCCGGGACATCCAGGCGTGGGAGTACGTCCCGCTGGGTCCGTTCCTCGGCAAGTCCTTCGCCACCTCGATGTCACCGTGGATCACCCCGCTGGCGGCCCTGTCGGAGGCCCGCGTCCCGGGCCGGGAGCAGCAGCCCGAGCCGCTGGACTACCTGCGCCGCCGGGAACCGTGGGGGCTCGACCTGACGCTGGAGGTCACGCTGAACGGCGAGGTCGTCTCCCGCCCGCCGTACCGGGGGATGTACTGGACGCCCGACCAGATGCTCGCCCACCTGACCGTCAACGGCGCCGGTCTCCGCACCGGGGACCTCTACGCCAGCGGCACGGTCTCCGGCTCGGAGCCGGGCGAGCAGGGTTCGCTGATCGAGCTGGCCTGGAACGGCGCCGAACCGCTCAAGCTGCCCGACGGATCGGCCAGGGCCTTCCTGGAGGACGGCGACACCGTCACGATCACCGCGTCGGCCCCCGGCCCCGGCGGCACCGTGATCACCCTGGGTGAGGTGTCGGGGACCGTCCTGCCCGCGAGGGACGGGGGCGGCCGGAATCCGGCCTAG
- a CDS encoding L,D-transpeptidase encodes MAGDDQPETADVTISPPLNSTEADTRQGLVVRAGSGTLTGVTAYLDGAPVPGRFDGTRSTWRSDWALAPDREYIVNVTTAADGTTATTSGRFRTLTPARTFQVESVIPAPGETVGVGMPVIVDFTAPVEDKAAVEQALEVRSTRPVEGAWHWVSDTQVVYRPRREWPAHQRVSFTAHLSGVRAAKGVYGTADRTVPFAVGREQVSHIDAETHQMRVVRDGEVVQRMAISAGMATTEEYTTTSGIHLTMDKADPVRMVSPGRKKGEPGFYDVMIDHAVRISNSGEYVHAKNNVWAQGRQNVSHGCVNARPDQAAWFFGSSLRGDPVVISGTDRELEWNNGWGYWQRSWEEWLKGSALHAAMPPRLLPTALPTPAVDDRSTNPVKPDDSPSGGIR; translated from the coding sequence ATGGCTGGTGACGACCAGCCGGAAACGGCCGATGTGACGATCTCGCCGCCACTGAACTCGACGGAGGCCGACACCCGGCAGGGGCTGGTGGTACGGGCCGGATCGGGCACGCTGACCGGGGTGACCGCCTACCTGGACGGCGCCCCGGTGCCGGGCCGGTTCGACGGCACCCGGTCCACCTGGCGTTCCGACTGGGCCCTGGCTCCCGACCGGGAGTACATCGTCAACGTCACCACGGCGGCGGACGGCACGACGGCGACGACCTCCGGCAGGTTCCGCACGCTCACCCCCGCCCGGACCTTCCAGGTCGAGTCCGTCATCCCGGCTCCCGGCGAGACCGTGGGCGTCGGCATGCCGGTCATCGTCGACTTCACCGCCCCGGTGGAGGACAAGGCGGCCGTCGAGCAGGCCCTGGAGGTGCGCTCCACCCGGCCGGTCGAGGGCGCCTGGCACTGGGTGAGCGACACCCAGGTGGTCTACCGTCCCCGCCGCGAGTGGCCGGCCCACCAGCGGGTCTCCTTCACCGCGCACCTGTCCGGGGTCCGCGCGGCCAAGGGCGTGTACGGCACGGCCGACCGTACGGTGCCCTTCGCCGTCGGCCGGGAACAGGTCAGCCACATCGACGCCGAGACCCACCAGATGCGGGTCGTGCGGGACGGCGAGGTGGTCCAGCGGATGGCGATCAGCGCCGGGATGGCCACCACCGAGGAGTACACCACCACCAGCGGCATCCATCTGACCATGGACAAGGCCGATCCGGTCCGGATGGTCTCCCCCGGCCGCAAGAAGGGTGAGCCCGGCTTCTACGACGTCATGATCGACCATGCCGTCCGGATCTCCAACAGCGGCGAGTACGTGCACGCCAAGAACAACGTCTGGGCCCAGGGCCGGCAGAACGTCAGCCACGGCTGCGTCAACGCCCGGCCCGACCAGGCCGCCTGGTTCTTCGGCTCCTCGCTGCGCGGCGACCCCGTCGTCATCAGCGGCACCGACCGTGAGCTGGAGTGGAACAACGGCTGGGGCTACTGGCAGCGCTCCTGGGAGGAGTGGCTCAAGGGCAGCGCCCTGCACGCCGCCATGCCGCCCCGGCTCCTGCCGACCGCGCTCCCCACGCCGGCCGTCGATGACCGCAGCACAAACCCAGTCAAGCCTGACGATTCTCCGAGTGGCGGCATACGGTAG
- a CDS encoding NfeD family protein produces MDDWLIWLIFAVVLGVAEIFTLTTALGMLGGAALITAAAAALGLPIPFQLVVFAASLAAGVIVVRPIAKRQLRQVPSGKRFGVQALVGKPAYVVREVTGREGRVQIGGEEWSARAYDETLVIPVGATVDVIEIEGATALVYPRE; encoded by the coding sequence ATGGACGACTGGTTGATCTGGCTGATCTTCGCGGTGGTGCTGGGTGTCGCGGAGATCTTCACGCTGACCACCGCCCTGGGCATGCTCGGCGGCGCCGCCCTGATCACGGCCGCCGCCGCGGCACTCGGCCTGCCGATCCCCTTTCAGCTGGTGGTCTTCGCGGCATCCCTTGCCGCGGGTGTGATCGTGGTCCGGCCCATCGCCAAACGCCAGCTCAGGCAGGTGCCCTCCGGTAAGCGGTTCGGGGTCCAGGCGCTCGTCGGCAAACCCGCCTATGTCGTGCGCGAGGTGACCGGCCGGGAGGGCCGGGTACAGATCGGCGGTGAGGAGTGGTCGGCCAGGGCCTATGACGAGACGCTGGTGATCCCCGTGGGGGCGACCGTCGACGTCATCGAGATCGAGGGCGCTACCGCGCTCGTATATCCCCGGGAGTGA
- a CDS encoding SPFH domain-containing protein → MDAFLIVVLLIVLFAVLTVIRSVRIVPQARARNVERLGRYHSTLKPGLNFVIPYIDRVYPMIDLREQVVSFRPQPVITEDNLVVEIDTVLYFQVTDPRAAAYEIANYIQAVEQLTVTTLRNVVGSLDLEMTLTSRDTINSQLRGVLDEATGKWGIRVNRVEIKAIDPPKSIKEAMEKQMRAERDKRAAILNAEGQRQSQILTAEGDKQSAVLRAEGDRSAAILKAQGQSQAIDEVFQAVHRNDPDPKLLAYQYLQMLPELAKGQGNTFWVIPSEVTSALQGVSKAFTEALPQSAATREAPVVSADASREAAQAEQAAAEAVAEAEAADLGPRQLGAGAALADPLADLQENRHRTTP, encoded by the coding sequence ATGGATGCATTCTTGATCGTCGTCCTGCTCATCGTGCTGTTCGCCGTGCTGACGGTGATCCGCTCGGTGCGCATCGTCCCCCAGGCCCGAGCCCGCAACGTGGAACGGCTCGGCCGCTACCACAGCACTCTCAAGCCGGGCCTGAACTTCGTGATCCCCTACATCGACCGGGTCTACCCGATGATCGACCTCCGCGAGCAGGTGGTCTCCTTCCGCCCGCAGCCGGTGATCACCGAGGACAACCTCGTCGTCGAGATCGACACCGTGCTGTATTTCCAGGTGACCGACCCCCGGGCGGCCGCCTACGAGATCGCCAACTACATCCAGGCCGTCGAGCAGCTCACGGTCACCACGCTGCGCAACGTCGTCGGCTCACTGGATCTGGAGATGACGCTCACCTCGCGTGACACGATCAACAGCCAGCTGCGGGGCGTGCTGGACGAGGCGACCGGCAAGTGGGGCATCAGGGTCAACCGGGTGGAGATCAAGGCCATCGACCCGCCGAAGAGCATAAAGGAGGCGATGGAGAAGCAGATGCGCGCCGAGCGTGACAAGCGCGCCGCGATCCTCAACGCCGAAGGCCAGCGGCAGTCGCAGATCCTCACCGCCGAGGGTGACAAGCAGAGCGCGGTGCTGCGCGCCGAAGGTGACCGGAGCGCCGCGATCCTCAAGGCCCAGGGCCAGTCCCAGGCCATCGACGAGGTCTTCCAGGCGGTCCACCGCAACGACCCGGACCCCAAGCTGCTGGCCTACCAGTATCTCCAGATGCTGCCGGAGCTCGCCAAGGGCCAGGGCAACACGTTCTGGGTGATCCCCAGCGAGGTCACCTCCGCGCTGCAGGGCGTCTCCAAGGCCTTCACCGAGGCGCTGCCGCAGTCGGCGGCCACCCGCGAAGCCCCGGTGGTCAGCGCGGACGCGTCCAGGGAGGCGGCCCAGGCGGAGCAGGCCGCGGCCGAGGCGGTGGCCGAGGCGGAGGCCGCGGACCTGGGCCCCCGCCAGCTCGGTGCCGGTGCGGCCCTCGCCGACCCGCTCGCCGACCTGCAGGAGAACCGCCACCGCACGACCCCCTGA
- the tdh gene encoding L-threonine 3-dehydrogenase, translated as MKALVKGKAEPGLWLTDVPEPVIGPGEVLIRVLRTGICGTDLHIRNFDAWAQQTIRTPLIVGHEFSGEVVEVSPGVEDIAVGDLVSGEGHIVCGKCRNCMAGRRHLCRNTVGLGVNRDGAFAEYVTLPASNVWVHRMPVDPDVAAIFDPFGNAVHTALAFPMVGEDVLISGAGPIGLMAAAVATHVGARNVVITDVSPERLELARKLGVTLALNVAERSVADGLHDLGMREGFDVGLEMSGHPQALRDMISNMTHGGKIAMLGLPAEEFAVDFATIVTSMITLKGIYGREMYETWYAMSVLLEKGLDLSPVITDRFSHRDFDAAFDTAASGKTGKIIMDWTA; from the coding sequence ATGAAAGCGCTGGTCAAGGGGAAGGCCGAGCCAGGCCTGTGGTTGACGGACGTGCCGGAACCGGTCATCGGGCCCGGAGAAGTGCTGATCAGGGTGTTGCGGACCGGGATCTGCGGGACGGATCTGCACATCAGGAATTTCGACGCGTGGGCCCAGCAGACCATCCGGACGCCGCTGATCGTCGGGCACGAGTTCTCCGGCGAGGTCGTCGAGGTGTCACCGGGTGTGGAGGACATCGCGGTCGGTGACCTGGTCAGCGGTGAGGGGCACATCGTCTGCGGGAAGTGCCGCAACTGCATGGCCGGTCGGCGGCATCTGTGCCGCAACACCGTCGGACTGGGCGTGAACCGGGACGGCGCCTTCGCCGAATACGTGACACTCCCGGCCTCCAACGTCTGGGTGCACCGGATGCCGGTCGACCCCGACGTCGCGGCGATCTTCGATCCGTTCGGCAACGCCGTGCACACCGCGCTGGCCTTCCCGATGGTCGGCGAGGACGTGCTGATCAGCGGGGCCGGGCCGATCGGGCTGATGGCCGCCGCGGTGGCCACCCACGTGGGGGCCCGCAACGTGGTCATCACCGACGTCAGCCCCGAACGGCTGGAGCTGGCCCGCAAGCTCGGGGTCACCCTGGCCCTGAACGTCGCCGAGCGGTCCGTCGCGGACGGCCTGCACGACCTGGGCATGCGCGAGGGCTTCGACGTGGGGCTGGAGATGTCCGGGCACCCGCAGGCGCTCCGCGACATGATCTCCAACATGACACACGGCGGGAAGATCGCCATGCTCGGGCTGCCCGCCGAGGAGTTCGCGGTCGACTTCGCCACCATCGTGACCTCGATGATCACTCTCAAGGGCATCTACGGCAGGGAGATGTACGAGACCTGGTACGCCATGTCCGTCCTCCTGGAGAAGGGCCTCGACCTCTCCCCCGTCATCACCGACCGCTTCTCCCACCGCGACTTCGACGCCGCCTTCGACACCGCCGCGAGCGGCAAGACCGGCAAGATCATCATGGATTGGACCGCCTGA
- a CDS encoding glycine C-acetyltransferase: MFDNVRADMRATLDEIASAGLLKPERVITTPQNAGIAVAGGGEVLNFCANNYLGLADHPEVIAAAKESLDRWGFGMASVRFICGTQEVHKELEARLSDFLGQEDTVLYGSCFDANGGVFETLLDDRDAVISDALNHASIIDGIRLSKARRLRYANRDMAELEARLKESADARRRLIVTDGVFSMDGYLAPLGEICDLAERYDAMVMVDDSHAVGFVGPNGRGTPELHGVMDRVDIITGTLGKALGGASGGYVAARQEICDLLRQRSRPYLFSNSLAPMIAATSLRILDLISGHSDARMRLRANTERFRTRMTEAGFDILPGDHPITPVMIGDAAEAAALAERLLEQGIYVIGFSYPVVPHGKARIRVQLSAAHSTEDVDRAVEAFIAARK, translated from the coding sequence ATGTTCGACAACGTCCGCGCCGACATGCGCGCCACCCTCGACGAGATCGCCTCCGCCGGGCTGCTCAAGCCGGAGCGGGTCATCACCACCCCGCAGAACGCCGGCATCGCCGTCGCCGGCGGCGGCGAGGTGCTGAACTTCTGCGCCAACAACTACCTGGGCCTGGCCGACCACCCCGAGGTGATCGCCGCCGCCAAGGAGTCCCTGGACCGCTGGGGCTTCGGCATGGCGTCGGTCCGCTTCATCTGCGGCACCCAGGAGGTGCACAAGGAGCTGGAGGCGCGGCTGTCGGACTTCCTCGGCCAGGAGGACACGGTCCTGTACGGCTCGTGCTTCGACGCCAACGGCGGGGTGTTCGAGACGCTGCTCGACGACCGCGACGCGGTGATCTCCGACGCGCTCAACCACGCCAGCATCATCGACGGCATCCGGCTGTCCAAGGCCCGCCGCCTGCGCTACGCCAACCGCGACATGGCGGAGCTGGAGGCCCGGCTCAAGGAGTCGGCCGACGCGCGGCGCAGGCTGATCGTCACCGACGGCGTCTTCTCCATGGACGGCTACCTCGCGCCGCTGGGGGAGATCTGCGACCTGGCCGAACGCTACGACGCCATGGTCATGGTGGACGACTCGCACGCGGTCGGCTTCGTCGGACCGAACGGCCGGGGCACCCCCGAGCTGCACGGCGTGATGGACCGCGTCGACATCATCACCGGCACGCTCGGCAAGGCGCTCGGCGGGGCCAGCGGCGGCTACGTGGCGGCCCGCCAGGAGATCTGCGACCTGCTCCGCCAGCGCTCCCGCCCCTACCTGTTCTCCAATTCGCTCGCCCCGATGATCGCCGCCACCTCGCTGCGCATCCTCGACCTGATCAGCGGCCACAGCGACGCCCGGATGCGGCTGCGCGCCAACACCGAGCGGTTCCGCACCCGGATGACCGAGGCCGGGTTCGACATCCTGCCCGGCGACCACCCCATCACCCCGGTGATGATCGGCGACGCCGCCGAGGCCGCCGCGCTGGCCGAGCGCCTGCTGGAGCAGGGCATCTACGTGATCGGCTTCTCCTACCCGGTGGTCCCGCACGGCAAGGCCCGGATCCGGGTCCAGCTCTCGGCCGCGCACTCCACCGAGGACGTGGACCGGGCCGTGGAGGCCTTCATCGCCGCCCGGAAGTGA
- a CDS encoding GbsR/MarR family transcriptional regulator, giving the protein MAYEVELAFADEVGRHFARQNDLPPMTGRVTGWLLICDPPQQTIAELSEALRASRSAISGAVTMLEEWSWIQRSRAAGERVDRIGLHPAIWLRMVDKQAEYASLGSLAQHGLEVLGEAPSARRARLLEVAAFADFLAERMPALAAEWRARRDALRASGELPDGTGTGSS; this is encoded by the coding sequence ATGGCTTATGAAGTTGAGCTCGCCTTCGCCGACGAGGTCGGCCGTCACTTCGCGCGGCAGAACGACTTGCCGCCGATGACCGGACGGGTGACCGGATGGCTCCTCATCTGCGACCCACCGCAGCAGACCATCGCCGAGCTCAGCGAAGCGCTGCGGGCGAGCCGTAGCGCCATCAGCGGCGCCGTCACCATGCTTGAGGAGTGGTCCTGGATCCAGCGCTCACGCGCCGCCGGTGAACGCGTGGACCGCATCGGCCTCCATCCCGCGATCTGGCTGAGGATGGTGGACAAGCAGGCGGAGTACGCCTCGCTCGGCTCGCTGGCGCAGCACGGACTCGAAGTGCTGGGCGAGGCCCCTTCGGCCCGCCGGGCACGCCTCCTGGAGGTGGCCGCCTTCGCCGACTTCCTCGCCGAACGGATGCCCGCGCTCGCAGCCGAGTGGCGCGCCCGCCGCGACGCCCTGCGCGCCTCGGGCGAACTGCCCGACGGCACCGGGACGGGTTCCTCATAG
- a CDS encoding serine hydrolase domain-containing protein, which translates to MTFDSARWQARLDGLRAAHHVPGATLAVLVDGEIHELASGLLHRGTGVETTTDSVFLSGSLAKVYTATLVMRLVDSGDLDLDAPVVSVLPEFATPDAEATKTITIRRLLSHTGGLTCDFTYDSGRGDDCLAKYVEAAREVALDCPPGTAISYSSLGYVVLGRVIEVLTGKTWDQALKDMLFTPLGLERSMTLPEEALRFRVAMSHLGEPGADPDPAPAWDLMPRSAGPYGRVIISAGDVARFVQMHLDGGTAPDGTRVLSADAVAAMQRREVDSPDKWTVSADGWGLGWTLYDWEGTPGYGHDGSAVAQHSYLRVVPHAGVAVVLLANGGGTDRLYADLFRELLAELAGVRMPDAFGPPADPPVVDMAPLVGVYKREGVVTTIAQDDDGRAHIRYEFVDGMKDFSPPLEMDLVPVSETVFAASGGPAFSGGHIPVVFSTLSDGTPCVYIGMRATPKTG; encoded by the coding sequence ATGACTTTCGACTCCGCCCGTTGGCAGGCCCGGCTCGACGGCCTTCGCGCCGCCCACCATGTGCCGGGGGCGACGCTGGCCGTACTGGTGGACGGTGAGATCCACGAGCTGGCCAGCGGCCTGCTGCACCGTGGGACGGGGGTGGAGACGACCACCGACTCGGTGTTCCTGTCCGGTTCGCTGGCGAAGGTCTACACCGCCACCCTGGTGATGCGGCTGGTCGACTCCGGCGACCTGGACCTGGACGCGCCGGTCGTCAGCGTGCTGCCGGAGTTCGCCACCCCCGATGCCGAAGCCACCAAGACGATCACCATCCGGCGACTGCTCAGCCACACCGGCGGGCTGACCTGCGACTTCACCTACGACTCCGGCCGGGGTGACGACTGCCTGGCCAAGTACGTCGAGGCCGCCAGGGAGGTGGCGCTGGACTGCCCGCCCGGGACGGCGATCTCCTACAGCAGCCTCGGATACGTCGTGCTGGGCCGCGTCATCGAGGTGCTGACCGGCAAGACCTGGGACCAGGCGCTGAAGGACATGCTCTTCACCCCGCTCGGGCTGGAGCGCTCGATGACGCTGCCGGAGGAGGCGCTGCGCTTCCGGGTGGCGATGAGCCACCTGGGAGAGCCGGGAGCCGACCCCGACCCGGCCCCGGCCTGGGACCTGATGCCGCGTTCGGCGGGGCCGTACGGCAGGGTCATCATCTCCGCGGGGGACGTCGCCCGGTTCGTCCAGATGCACCTGGACGGCGGCACCGCCCCCGACGGCACCCGTGTGCTGTCCGCCGACGCCGTGGCGGCGATGCAGCGCCGCGAGGTCGACAGCCCGGACAAGTGGACCGTCAGCGCCGACGGCTGGGGCCTGGGCTGGACCCTGTACGACTGGGAGGGCACCCCCGGTTACGGTCACGACGGCAGCGCCGTCGCGCAGCACTCCTACCTGCGCGTCGTCCCGCACGCCGGCGTGGCCGTCGTCCTGCTCGCCAACGGCGGCGGCACCGACCGGCTGTACGCCGACCTGTTCCGGGAACTGCTGGCCGAACTGGCCGGGGTTCGCATGCCGGACGCCTTCGGGCCGCCGGCGGACCCGCCCGTGGTGGACATGGCACCGCTGGTGGGCGTCTACAAGCGCGAGGGCGTCGTCACCACCATCGCCCAGGACGACGACGGCCGCGCGCACATCCGGTACGAGTTCGTCGACGGCATGAAGGACTTCTCCCCGCCGCTGGAGATGGACCTGGTGCCGGTGTCGGAGACGGTGTTCGCCGCCTCCGGCGGTCCCGCCTTCAGCGGGGGCCACATCCCCGTCGTCTTCTCCACCCTGAGCGACGGCACCCCGTGCGTGTACATCGGCATGCGCGCCACACCCAAGACCGGCTGA
- a CDS encoding LysR family transcriptional regulator, with amino-acid sequence MIETRRLRTLRAVADHRTVTAAAAALHLTPSAVSQQLVALEHEVGHRLLERDGRGVRLTSVGRILLGHANEVLAQLERAEADIAAYTTGTAGEVQVASFATAIGLVVAPAVGALRSKEPGIKVRVLDAEGDQSLTMVLDGAVDAAVAVEYRGAPAEDDRRLSRIPLYSEPFDVVLPGDHPLAKAGAAVTAWAGGTVTTGTERLVTEGDTGAAVTGSEVAVADLAGETWIGPYPGNPCHDVIALACEHAGFTPAFAHSSDDFSAVVALAAAGAGVAMVPRLALRETDLSGVVVRPVAGPERRVFAAVRRGAERHPLLIPLLDALQDAATTLRQTAPSP; translated from the coding sequence GTGATAGAGACGCGGCGGCTGAGGACCCTGCGCGCGGTGGCCGACCACCGGACGGTCACCGCAGCCGCCGCCGCGCTCCACCTGACCCCTTCCGCGGTGTCCCAGCAGCTCGTCGCCCTGGAGCACGAGGTGGGCCACCGGCTGCTGGAGCGCGACGGCCGGGGCGTGCGGCTGACCTCCGTCGGCCGTATCCTGCTCGGCCACGCCAACGAGGTGCTCGCCCAGTTGGAGCGGGCCGAGGCCGACATCGCCGCCTACACGACGGGTACGGCGGGCGAGGTGCAGGTGGCCTCCTTCGCCACCGCGATCGGGCTGGTGGTGGCCCCGGCGGTCGGCGCCCTCCGGAGCAAGGAGCCGGGCATCAAGGTGCGGGTCCTGGACGCTGAGGGCGACCAGAGCCTCACCATGGTCCTGGACGGCGCGGTGGACGCCGCCGTGGCGGTGGAGTACCGCGGCGCCCCCGCCGAGGACGACCGGCGGCTGTCACGCATCCCGCTCTACTCCGAGCCGTTCGACGTGGTGCTCCCCGGCGATCACCCCCTCGCGAAGGCCGGGGCGGCCGTGACGGCATGGGCCGGCGGGACGGTCACGACGGGGACCGAGCGGCTGGTCACGGAGGGAGACACCGGGGCGGCCGTGACGGGGAGCGAGGTGGCGGTCGCGGACCTGGCGGGCGAGACGTGGATCGGCCCCTACCCGGGCAACCCCTGCCACGACGTGATCGCGCTGGCCTGCGAGCACGCCGGGTTCACCCCCGCGTTCGCACACTCCTCCGACGACTTCAGCGCGGTGGTCGCGCTGGCCGCCGCCGGGGCGGGCGTGGCGATGGTGCCCCGCCTGGCACTGCGCGAGACGGACCTGTCGGGTGTGGTGGTCCGCCCGGTCGCGGGCCCGGAGCGCCGGGTCTTCGCCGCCGTACGGCGGGGCGCGGAACGGCACCCGCTCCTCATCCCCCTGCTGGACGCCCTCCAGGATGCCGCGACGACCCTGCGCCAGACCGCCCCGTCGCCGTGA